A genomic window from Lotus japonicus ecotype B-129 chromosome 1, LjGifu_v1.2 includes:
- the LOC130731885 gene encoding uncharacterized protein LOC130731885, with protein MTESFFFGESQLIHAAGLENDNPEEQPSLAEPPIISIDVSHLYHTDQRFPLKDDLMKWVRDISMANNFVLVTTKSDSGAKGRKEYVILGCEKHGAYIPYREPDLVEGTSTQKTGCPFRLKGRRTKDDKGW; from the exons atgacagagtcctttttctttggtgaatcacaattgatacatgctgctggattggaaaatgataatccagaggagcaaccatcactagctgaacctccgattatatctatagatgtctctcatttgtatcatactgatcag cgtttccctttgaaagatgatcttatgaaatgggttcgcgacatttctatggcaaataattttgttttggtgacaacaaagtctgatagtggtgcgaagggaagaaaagaatatgtcattctggggtgtgagaagcatggtgcgtatattccctacagagaaccggatcttgttgaaggaacgtcaacacaaaagacaggttgtccttttaggctaaaaggacgacgtacgaaagatgataaaggttggtga